Within the Fretibacterium sp. OH1220_COT-178 genome, the region ATCCAACGATTCGGTCTCGAGACCGTCCCGATTTGCAGCCGCGCCCTCATTGCCAGTGCAGCAGGACCGCACCGACGGTAAAAGCCGCCGCGACCAACCAGGAGATCAGCACGTAGGGCATGATGAAACGAAGCCACTTCGAAAAGGGGACCCGAGCATACGTCAGGTACCCCACCAGGACAGCCACGGCAGGGTAGCACAGATTGGACAGCCCGTCTCCGAACTGGAAGGCCAATATGGCCGTCTGTTTGCTGACCCCGAGGATCTCCGCCATGGGGAGCATGATCGGCAGGGTCGCCATGGCCTGTCCGCTTCCGGAGGGAATGAAGAAGTTTATGACCGTCTGCACGGCGAACATGGCCGACGCCGTAAACGTCGTAGGCACGTCCTTCAGAGGCGACGAAAGCGCGTGAATGACCGTATCGATGACCCCGGACTTCTCCATGATGACGGACAGCGCCCTCGCGAGGCCTATGGAGAGGACTCCGGCATAGATCGAACGCCCTCCCTCCACAAAAACGTCCGCAATGCGGTTCGGTGTATACCGGGCCACAAGGCCGGCCGCAACGGCACCGAGAAGGAAGAAGGCCGAACGCTGCGCGTTCTTCCATCCCCAGTACACCGCTCCATAGACCGTGAGGCCGAGAACGGCCAGAAAAATCAACAAAATGACCTTATGAGCGAAAGTAAAGGGACATTCCTCGAGGTCGACGTGTTTCTCCTCCAGCACGCCATCGACCTTCCACAAGACGCTGCTCGACGGACGCCTCTTGACCCTGGCGGCGTACGGCAGGATGTAGGCCAGCGATACGGCCCACAGCACCACGAGGACCAAGGTCCTGTACCCCATCCCCGAGAAGATGGGGAGCCCCGCCATGGTCTGGCCGGTCCCGACGGTCCAGGGGTTGGTGGGGCCGGCGGTCCAGCCTATGACCACGGCCACCACAGGAGTGGCTATGCCGACGATGACGTCATACCCCAGGGCCAGCGCTATGGTCACGCAGATGGGAGCGAAGGGAATGGCCGCCTCCAGCATGCCGGGGAAGGCGCCGAGAATGGCGAAAAAAGAAAAAATCAGGACCAGAACCCACGAGGAACGGTTGGAACCGAAACGCCGGGCGAAAGCCGCCACGACGCCCGTAATCGCTCCCGTGCTCTCGAAGACCTTGATCGATCCGCCAATCATCAAAATCATGAAAATCAGAGGTCCCGCAGCGCTGAGTCCTTGATGAACGGTGCTGACAAAATCGACAAAAGAAAAAGCCGGCCGTTCCGTGTAATGAAACGAAAGCGGATCGATGACCTTCTTTCCGTTCACCATCACCGACTCGTACCGTCCCGCCGGGGTCAGCATCGATACCGCTCCCA harbors:
- a CDS encoding YfcC family protein; protein product: MERNASKRSLMPNAIVLLMLLIVVVGAVSMLTPAGRYESVMVNGKKVIDPLSFHYTERPAFSFVDFVSTVHQGLSAAGPLIFMILMIGGSIKVFESTGAITGVVAAFARRFGSNRSSWVLVLIFSFFAILGAFPGMLEAAIPFAPICVTIALALGYDVIVGIATPVVAVVIGWTAGPTNPWTVGTGQTMAGLPIFSGMGYRTLVLVVLWAVSLAYILPYAARVKRRPSSSVLWKVDGVLEEKHVDLEECPFTFAHKVILLIFLAVLGLTVYGAVYWGWKNAQRSAFFLLGAVAAGLVARYTPNRIADVFVEGGRSIYAGVLSIGLARALSVIMEKSGVIDTVIHALSSPLKDVPTTFTASAMFAVQTVINFFIPSGSGQAMATLPIMLPMAEILGVSKQTAILAFQFGDGLSNLCYPAVAVLVGYLTYARVPFSKWLRFIMPYVLISWLVAAAFTVGAVLLHWQ